One region of Oncorhynchus mykiss isolate Arlee chromosome 8, USDA_OmykA_1.1, whole genome shotgun sequence genomic DNA includes:
- the LOC110530640 gene encoding rho GTPase-activating protein 45 isoform X4 translates to MVLGEDRQIDNLSDRQLDRRDLAQECLGEVLRVLRQVIGAYPLLNTVETLTAAGTLISKVKGFSYKDSSDMGKQDFEKAIETMAVAFSSSVSELLMGEVDSSTLLSLPLTERSRSMENLYGLDSAQAKDCQGRSDQQDCCMLSGEQVDLLLQCSEGGVDSALSYAKAVSRYLKDVISYVEKRTALEMEFAKGLQRLCQSCKQSIAQPQMPFFSIYSLALEQDLEQSVGVQQTTGSIHTVLQPLMQCKQEHERRRRELGEQWQRAQRKLTDAESGMRKTRGSYMIRCEEYDKARGRAEEELQGGAGGLKALDRKKRLEEEARTKAEEAEAVYRACISEAEARHQEREQTKGSTLRQIHDVIRHTDHTLRSCTVSYYQLLHMQTAVLPVHYQTLCESTKLYEPGQQYAAHARHLHKSPEDARHLYTSTEDARHLSNPEPAAHYHFEPYSSNHLSGHTRHNSSNTDVPISTETTPPTDSPISTETTPPTDSPISTETMPTTDEDGGAEDGVTQRCGQGHQSHKSWPSTMKDSDCLGGVYGLESSSIGHVPKASEEEHDGNVTSFEQGTEPEIAVPTGPFRNVGMSKAAKTHRLRKLRTPAKCRECNSYVYFQGAECEECYLACHRRCLENLAIQCGHKKLQGRLSLFGRDFTQGLGDPDGVPLVIRKCITEIESRALRMKGIYRVNGVKTRVEKLCQAFENGKELVELSQAFPHDISNMLKLYLRQLPEPILPFHLYQSLMGLAKESLRSASPSPDGGEVAGTAVLADLGAETPLEVLTLVHSLRELMLTELPQANTATLRYIAQHLRRVCECEQENKMSPSNLGIVFGPTLMRPRPSGATVALSSLVDYPHQARIVETLIVFYSTLFHDSSYDTPVSPLALSQVSERLWV, encoded by the exons ATGGTGCTGGGGGAAG acaggcagatagatAACCTCTCAGACAGGCAGCTGGACCGTCGTGACCTGGCCCAGGAGTGTTTGGGAGAGGTGTTGCGTGTGTTGAGGCAGGTGATCGGTGCCTACCCCCTCCTCAACACTGTAGAGACCCTCACTGCTGCTGGAACACTCATCTccaaggtcaaag GGTTTAGTTACAAGGACAGCAGTGACATGGGTAAGCAGGACTTTGAGAAAGCCATTGAGACCATGGCTGTGGCTTTCAGTAgcag tGTGTCAGAACTTCTGATGGGAGAAGTGGACAGCAGCACCCTCCTGTCTCTACCGctaacagagaggagcagg tctatGGAGAACCTGTATGGCTTAGACTCAGCCCAGGCCAAAGACTGTCAAGGGAGGAGTGACCAGCAGGACTGCTGCA tgctgagTGGAGAGCAGGTTGACCTCCTACTGCAGTgcagtgagggaggagtggaCTCCGCTCTCTCCTATGCCAAGGCTGTGTCCAGATATCTGAAGGACGTTATCAGCTATGTGGAGAAAAGGACTGCTCTGG AGATGGAGTTTGCCAAGGGTCTGCAGAGGCTGTGTCAGTCCTGTAAGCAGAGCATTGCACAG ccccAGATGCCATTCTTCTCCATCTACTCTCTGGCTCTGGAGCAGGACTTAGAGCAGAGTGTGGGTGTGCAGCAAACCACTGGCTCCATACACACTGTTCTACAG CCTCTGATGCAGTGTAAACAGGAGCATGAGAGGAGACGCAGAGAGCTCGGAGAGCAGTGGCAGAGGGCCCAGAGGAAACTG ACTGATGCTGAGAGTGGCATGCGTAAAACTCGAGGCTCATACATGATTCGCTGTGAGGAGTATGACAAGGCCAGGGGTCGGGCAGAGGAGGAGCTACAAGGGGGAGCAGGCGGGCTTAAAGCTCTGGACCGGAAGAAGCGATTGGAGGAGGAGGCCAGGACCAAG GCTGAAGAGGCAGAGGCTGTGTATCGTGCATGTATATCCGAGGCGGAGGCGCGGCACCAGGAGAGAGAGCAGACTAAGGGCAGCACTCTCAGACAGATCCATGATGTCATCAGACACACAGACCACACCCTTAGATCT TGCACGGTGTCGTACTATCAGCTGCTGCAcatgcagacagcagtgctgccAGTCCACTACCAGACTCTGTGTGAGAGCACCAAGCTCTACGAGCCGGGACAACAGTACGCCGCTCACGCAAGACATCTACACAAGAGCCCAGAGGACGCCAGACATCTCTACACGAGCACAGAGGATGCCAGACATCTGTCAAACCCAGAGCCTGCAGCTCACTACCACTTCGAGCCCTACTCATCAAACCA TCTGTCTGGACACACCCGCCACAACAGCTCTAATACGGATGTACCAATCAGCACGGAGACCACACCTCCCACGGATTCACCAATCAGCACGGAGACCACACCTCCCACGGATTCACCAATCAGCACGGAGACCATGCCTACCACAGACGAGGATGGTGGTGCTGAGGATGGAGTCACACAGAGATGTG GGCAAGGTCACCAATCACACAAGTCCTGGCCGTCAACGATGAAGGACTCGGACTGTCTTGGAGGAGTCTATGGTCTGGAGTCCTCCAGCATTG GGCACGTACCTAAAGCCAGTGAAGAAGAACATGATGGAAACGTCACCTCGTTTGAACAGG GGACAGAGCCAGAGATCGCCGTTCCCACTGGTCCCTTCCGGAATGTGGGAATGTCCAAGGCAGCAAAGACCCACAGACTCCGCAAGCTCCGCACACCTGCCAAATGCAGAGAGTGTAACAGCTATGTGTACTTCCAGGGTGCAGAGTGTGaggag TGTTATCTGGCATGCCATAGGCGTTGCTTGGAGAACCTGGCTATCCAGTGTGGCCATAAGAAGCTACAAGGTCGCCTGTCACTGTTTGGCAGGGACTTCACGCAGGGGCTGGGAGACCCCGATGGTGTGCCTCTGGTCATCAGGAAGTGCATCACAGAGATAGAGAGCAGGGCTCTTAGGATGAAG ggtatcTATCGTGTGAATGGGGTGAAGACTCGTGTGGAGAAGCTGTGCCAGGCCTTTGAGAATGGGAAAGAGCTGGTGGAACTGTCCCAAGCCTTTCCTCATGATATCAGCAACATGCTCAAACTTTACCTCAGACAG CTGCCAGAGCCTATCTTGCCTTTCCATCTCTATCAGTCTCTGATGGGGCTGGCCAAGGAAAGCCTGCGTTCTGCGTCTCCTAGCCCAGATGGAGGTGAGGTGGCTGGGACAGCAGTCCTGGCAGACCTGGGTGCTGAGACTCCCCTGGAGGTCCTGACTCTGGTCCACAGCCTGAGGGAGCTAATGCTAACGGAGCTGCCGCAGGCTAATACAGCCACACTGCGCTATATTGCACAGCATCTGCGCAG ggtgtgtgagtgtgagcaGGAGAACAAGATGAGTCCCAGTAACCTGGGCATTGTGTTTGGCCCCACCCTGATGCGTCCCCGTCCCTCCGGGGCCACCGTGGCCCTGTCCTCCCTGGTAGACTACCCCCACCAGGCCCGCATCGTAGAGACTCTCATAGTCTTCTACAGCACCCTCTTCCATGACAGCTCCTACGACACCCCAGTTTCCCCCTTAGCCCTAAGCCAGGTGAGTGAGCGACTGTGGGTGTAG